One Bacillus sp. 1780r2a1 DNA segment encodes these proteins:
- a CDS encoding ROK family protein — translation MLIGAVEAGGTKFVCGVGNEKGDIIDYTSFPTTGPEQTLYAVYDYFSAYNLQALGVGSFGPIDLDSQSKTYGYITATPKRAWTNYPFLQMLKEHFSIPIAFSTDVNIAAFGEYTFGAARDLNSCIYMTVGTGIGVGAVVGGDILHGMSHPEMGHIFVKRHPRDSFSGVCSYHGDCLEGLASGPAIEQRWNEKAYNLPVQHQGWEIEADYLAQALMNYILILSPKRIILGGGVMKQTHLFPMIRRKLDFYMNNYIQHPLLQELDTYIVPASLGDLAGLKGGIAFAKQFITRNPKTTSE, via the coding sequence GTGTTAATAGGGGCTGTTGAAGCGGGAGGAACAAAGTTTGTCTGCGGTGTTGGGAATGAAAAAGGGGATATTATTGATTATACGTCATTTCCAACAACAGGGCCTGAGCAAACGTTATACGCTGTATACGATTATTTTTCTGCATACAATTTGCAGGCGCTAGGAGTAGGTTCATTTGGGCCAATTGATTTAGATAGCCAAAGTAAAACCTATGGCTATATCACCGCAACTCCAAAAAGAGCTTGGACTAATTATCCGTTTCTTCAAATGTTAAAAGAACATTTTTCTATTCCGATTGCGTTCAGTACGGATGTAAACATAGCAGCTTTTGGTGAATATACCTTTGGAGCTGCTAGAGATCTTAATAGCTGCATATATATGACAGTTGGAACAGGGATTGGTGTTGGTGCAGTAGTGGGAGGAGATATTTTACACGGAATGAGCCACCCTGAAATGGGTCATATTTTTGTAAAAAGACATCCGAGGGATTCCTTTTCAGGTGTGTGCTCTTACCACGGAGATTGTTTGGAAGGTTTGGCTTCAGGTCCAGCTATTGAACAGCGGTGGAATGAAAAAGCATATAACCTTCCTGTTCAACATCAAGGTTGGGAGATAGAAGCAGACTACCTTGCTCAAGCGTTAATGAATTATATCCTCATTCTTAGTCCTAAAAGGATAATCTTAGGGGGAGGAGTAATGAAACAGACACACTTATTTCCGATGATTCGCAGAAAGCTTGACTTTTACATGAATAATTACATACAACACCCATTACTTCAAGAGCTTGACACTTATATTGTTCCTGCATCATTGGGAGATTTAGCTGGTTTAAAAGGAGGGATTGCTTTTGCTAAGCAATTCATCACTCGTAATCCCAAGACTACCTCTGAGTAA
- a CDS encoding acetylxylan esterase — MDNSTFFQSNNVNEKPNLTRQPDFEEFWRTRIEESTKQLLNIEVNKRAYWIEGLEVSDVSFNGFRNSRIHAVYIRPKRTTQKVPAAVVFHGYNWNTLQPHQMFKYAIQGIPILLVEVRGQNIKSSDNNGYPYGGSAGWMTLGIHSPDDYYYSYVYMDAYRSVDVLRALTKKSVVLVDGSSQGGALAAVTAALQTQICAAFVDIPFLAAIHESINLATEGPYQEINHYFQVHDPLHKTRNDVLKTLSYVDCLNFASYITCPTLVGVGLKDVTCPSPGTLAFYQHLSARKDIRIYPEYGHELPPIHDEEKLAFLAGYLL; from the coding sequence ATGGACAATTCTACATTCTTTCAATCGAATAATGTTAACGAAAAACCAAACTTAACAAGGCAGCCCGATTTTGAAGAGTTTTGGCGTACGCGCATAGAAGAAAGTACAAAGCAATTGTTAAATATTGAAGTAAATAAAAGGGCGTACTGGATTGAAGGGCTTGAAGTATCGGATGTATCTTTTAATGGGTTTCGAAATTCGCGTATTCATGCTGTATATATCCGTCCAAAGAGAACAACTCAAAAAGTACCTGCAGCAGTGGTGTTTCATGGCTACAATTGGAATACTCTGCAACCACATCAAATGTTTAAATATGCTATTCAAGGCATTCCAATATTGTTAGTAGAAGTACGCGGTCAGAACATTAAGTCTTCAGATAATAATGGTTATCCATATGGAGGTTCTGCAGGCTGGATGACTTTGGGGATACATAGTCCAGATGATTATTACTATAGCTATGTATATATGGATGCATATCGGAGTGTTGATGTGTTGAGAGCGCTAACAAAAAAATCTGTCGTTCTTGTTGATGGAAGTAGCCAAGGGGGAGCTTTGGCAGCAGTGACAGCGGCCTTACAAACTCAAATATGTGCAGCCTTTGTAGATATTCCTTTTCTAGCTGCTATTCATGAATCTATCAATCTTGCAACAGAAGGACCTTATCAAGAAATTAATCATTACTTTCAAGTGCACGATCCGCTTCATAAAACGAGAAATGACGTATTGAAAACGTTAAGTTACGTAGACTGTTTAAATTTTGCAAGTTACATTACATGCCCGACTCTAGTAGGTGTAGGACTAAAAGATGTTACTTGCCCTTCACCTGGTACTCTGGCTTTCTATCAACATCTATCAGCGAGAAAAGATATAAGAATATATCCAGAGTATGGTCATGAATTGCCGCCAATACATGATGAAGAGAAGTTAGCATTTTTAGCAGGTTATTTGTTATAA
- a CDS encoding DUF4127 family protein, whose protein sequence is MNIAYLPIDERPCNTDYVRRIADSSAEVKLFLPPQEALGYKKLPADKEMIWKWITDVASEVEAIILSIDMLIYGGLLPSRIHYLRNTEATLWIERLRSLRKEHPGLLIYASNLIMRTPKYSSSDEEPDYYEEWGEHIFLRAYLQNKKQREHLKKDEELQLQNLIDTIPKKYIDDYEERRAFNSTINTSMLKLVKEGTLTFLAIPQDDSSEYGYTSIDQAKVMKGIEALRLHQHVQMYPGADEVGATLLARVYTQLKGKRPRIYPIWSSTLGPQLIPMYEDRPYQESLKAHLFAAGCQLAETATEADIILAYNTPGRVMQESWDQSDKDITYTSFRHLLTFVDQIKQFLNQGKQVIVADCAYANGGDKELITLLDEERLLDRLLSYKGWNTNCNSLGTTLCQGVLGLQGNKQKIIENIIYHIIDDYIYQAEVRMKMVEDFLPLHNLTYFNLKDKVALVNKERNKRVRDAYQLLIHHSFETITRVDVQTFAPWNRMFECGLILKCEQSEVSKKC, encoded by the coding sequence GTGAACATTGCATATCTACCAATTGATGAGCGTCCTTGTAATACAGATTATGTAAGACGCATTGCTGATTCTTCAGCAGAGGTTAAGCTTTTCTTACCGCCTCAAGAAGCATTAGGTTATAAGAAGCTTCCTGCTGATAAAGAAATGATTTGGAAATGGATAACGGACGTAGCCTCAGAAGTGGAAGCCATTATCTTAAGCATTGATATGTTAATATACGGAGGGCTATTGCCATCTCGAATTCATTATTTAAGAAATACAGAAGCAACTTTATGGATCGAGCGTTTGCGTTCTTTACGCAAGGAGCATCCAGGTTTACTCATCTATGCTTCAAATTTGATTATGCGAACTCCCAAATATAGTTCGAGTGATGAAGAGCCTGACTATTACGAAGAATGGGGAGAGCATATTTTCTTAAGGGCGTATTTACAGAATAAAAAGCAGCGTGAACATCTAAAAAAAGACGAAGAGTTACAGCTTCAAAATCTTATTGACACCATTCCGAAAAAGTATATAGACGACTATGAAGAGCGAAGAGCTTTTAACTCTACTATTAATACGAGCATGTTAAAGCTTGTAAAAGAAGGAACTCTTACATTTTTAGCGATTCCACAAGATGACAGTTCAGAATATGGTTATACCTCTATAGATCAAGCGAAAGTTATGAAAGGAATTGAAGCGCTTCGCTTACATCAACATGTACAGATGTATCCAGGAGCGGATGAGGTAGGGGCAACATTATTAGCTCGTGTTTATACTCAATTAAAAGGAAAGCGCCCACGAATTTATCCTATATGGAGCAGCACCTTAGGGCCTCAGCTTATCCCAATGTACGAAGATCGACCTTATCAAGAAAGTTTAAAAGCACACCTTTTTGCAGCCGGATGCCAGCTAGCTGAGACGGCAACGGAAGCGGATATCATTTTAGCTTACAATACCCCCGGGCGCGTAATGCAAGAATCATGGGACCAGAGCGATAAAGATATTACATATACAAGTTTCAGGCATCTACTAACCTTTGTAGATCAGATAAAGCAGTTTTTAAATCAAGGAAAACAAGTAATTGTGGCAGATTGTGCGTATGCCAATGGTGGAGATAAAGAACTGATTACGCTGCTTGATGAAGAGAGGTTATTAGACAGACTTTTATCGTATAAAGGATGGAATACAAACTGTAATTCGCTTGGTACAACACTTTGTCAAGGCGTACTTGGACTACAAGGGAACAAGCAAAAGATTATTGAAAATATTATCTATCACATTATTGATGATTATATTTATCAAGCAGAAGTGCGTATGAAGATGGTAGAGGATTTTTTACCATTACATAACCTTACATATTTTAATTTGAAAGATAAAGTTGCGTTAGTAAATAAAGAGCGTAATAAGAGAGTAAGGGATGCTTATCAATTATTAATTCATCACAGTTTTGAAACAATCACCCGTGTAGATGTTCAAACGTTCGCCCCTTGGAATCGAATGTTTGAGTGTGGTTTGATCTTAAAATGTGAACAAAGCGAGGTTTCTAAAAAATGTTAG
- a CDS encoding N-acetylmannosamine-6-phosphate 2-epimerase, translated as MLEQIKSGLVVSCQALEDEALYGADIMKKMADAVTRGGAMAIRANGINDILAIKMAIKVPMIGIIKREYPDSEVYITPTIKEVEQLVEAGVELIAIDATNRLRPNGVALQDFIKELKNRFPKQKWMADCATLEDCLGAEALGFDCVGTTLYGYTKETLNKKLYEHDFEFLKEVVAHVNVPVIAEGNVLTPEQAAKALEYGAHAVVVGGAITRPQQITERFVAAIKEVTK; from the coding sequence ATGTTAGAACAGATAAAATCAGGATTAGTCGTGTCTTGTCAGGCATTAGAAGACGAAGCGTTATATGGTGCGGATATCATGAAGAAAATGGCTGATGCCGTTACTAGAGGTGGCGCAATGGCAATACGTGCCAACGGAATAAATGATATTCTTGCTATTAAAATGGCCATTAAAGTACCTATGATAGGAATTATAAAAAGAGAGTATCCGGATTCAGAGGTCTATATTACACCTACTATAAAAGAAGTAGAGCAGCTAGTTGAAGCAGGGGTAGAGTTAATTGCAATTGATGCTACTAATCGTTTGAGACCTAACGGTGTAGCGTTACAAGATTTTATTAAAGAATTAAAAAACAGATTCCCAAAGCAAAAATGGATGGCAGATTGTGCGACATTAGAGGATTGTTTAGGAGCTGAAGCTCTAGGTTTTGATTGCGTAGGTACGACGTTATACGGATATACTAAGGAAACGTTAAATAAAAAACTATACGAACATGATTTTGAATTCCTTAAGGAAGTTGTTGCTCATGTAAATGTACCCGTTATTGCAGAAGGAAATGTTCTTACACCTGAGCAAGCGGCAAAGGCTTTAGAGTACGGAGCACATGCGGTAGTGGTAGGAGGAGCGATTACGCGTCCCCAACAAATTACAGAACGTTTCGTAGCAGCAATTAAAGAGGTTACTAAATAA
- a CDS encoding ATP-binding protein encodes MNKVSIKLGLLFLVFILVIEAGLFFYLYTGLANTRISEELESLRVRGNSHREVLEQHRDPVTLSHVALMESETDTDVVITNINGKVLSSSTPLITGAKEAVNEWRDKQLPYEGEILQRDWKQNPYIATASPIEVNERQVGTVYMFKDTKDIKGMIDRLQHHFYIAGVISILFAIVTTFALSKLITAPLVKMKHATEKISQGHLMVKLGAHSRDEVGQLGTSIQALANELQRLKKERNEFLSSISHELQTPLMYVKGYADMAKRHETSEENRTKYLRIIEEEAARISKLVKDLFQLARLDKNTFLIEKQKVELHFYLVKICEAFQLALSEKNVHIELNCPKHVNVLIDEERFMQVITNVLDNALKYSETKKILMSVEEGNSHVKLSIQDYGVGIPSEDVPYVFDKLYRVDKSRSRKNGGYGLGLSIVKDIVEAHGGKVEMTSIVEKGTTVRISLPKER; translated from the coding sequence GTGAATAAAGTATCCATTAAACTGGGACTATTGTTTTTAGTTTTCATCTTGGTTATTGAAGCAGGTTTATTTTTCTATTTATATACAGGATTAGCGAACACACGTATTTCAGAAGAGTTAGAGAGCTTGAGAGTAAGAGGAAATAGTCACCGAGAAGTATTAGAGCAACATCGTGATCCCGTAACGCTTAGTCACGTTGCATTGATGGAGTCAGAGACGGATACGGATGTTGTCATTACCAACATAAATGGGAAAGTGTTGAGTTCTTCAACTCCTCTTATTACAGGAGCAAAAGAGGCTGTGAATGAGTGGAGAGATAAACAGTTGCCTTATGAAGGGGAGATTTTGCAAAGAGATTGGAAACAAAATCCTTATATTGCAACAGCTTCTCCAATTGAAGTAAATGAACGCCAAGTTGGTACAGTGTATATGTTTAAAGATACGAAAGATATCAAAGGAATGATTGATCGCCTCCAGCATCACTTTTACATAGCTGGTGTTATTTCCATTTTATTCGCGATTGTTACAACATTTGCTTTATCAAAGCTAATCACAGCACCTTTAGTTAAAATGAAGCATGCGACAGAAAAGATTAGTCAAGGTCATTTGATGGTAAAACTGGGGGCGCATTCTCGGGATGAGGTTGGGCAGTTAGGAACATCCATTCAAGCGCTTGCCAATGAACTGCAGCGTTTAAAAAAAGAGAGGAACGAGTTTTTGAGCAGTATTTCGCACGAACTTCAAACGCCGCTGATGTATGTAAAAGGTTATGCAGATATGGCAAAGCGTCATGAAACAAGTGAAGAAAACCGAACAAAATATTTAAGGATTATTGAAGAAGAGGCTGCGAGAATTTCAAAACTTGTAAAAGATTTATTTCAGCTTGCTCGTTTAGATAAGAATACGTTTCTCATTGAAAAGCAAAAAGTTGAACTTCACTTTTATTTAGTGAAAATCTGTGAAGCATTTCAATTAGCTTTAAGTGAAAAGAATGTCCATATTGAACTAAATTGTCCTAAGCATGTAAACGTACTAATTGATGAGGAGCGTTTTATGCAAGTCATTACAAACGTTTTAGATAATGCCTTAAAGTATTCTGAAACAAAAAAGATTTTAATGAGCGTTGAAGAAGGTAATTCACACGTCAAGCTGTCTATTCAAGACTACGGAGTGGGAATTCCAAGTGAAGACGTCCCATACGTATTTGATAAATTGTATCGCGTAGATAAATCAAGGTCTCGAAAAAATGGAGGCTATGGTTTAGGGTTATCGATTGTAAAAGATATTGTAGAGGCACATGGTGGAAAGGTAGAGATGACAAGCATAGTAGAAAAAGGAACAACCGTGAGGATTTCATTGCCAAAGGAGCGTTAA
- a CDS encoding response regulator transcription factor, which produces MTAILLVDDEVRMLDLLELYLAPHGFSCMKCEDSTKVEKHLNNNPMIQLVLLDLMMPKKDGWTVCNEIRAKFRVPIIMLTARDQTEDVVKGLNSGADDYITKPFSEEELLARIQAVLRRTGVEKKEVSYKELHINEESREVIYEGESISMTKTEFELLCLFLKHPNRVFPREDLVTLIWGYDTEIEGRTVDSHMRNLREKLRSTGFPIEQHLQTVWGVGYKWDVP; this is translated from the coding sequence ATGACTGCGATTTTATTAGTAGATGATGAAGTAAGAATGCTGGACTTATTAGAACTGTACTTAGCTCCACATGGTTTTTCATGCATGAAGTGTGAAGATTCTACAAAGGTAGAAAAGCACCTAAACAACAACCCAATGATTCAGCTAGTACTACTCGATTTGATGATGCCTAAAAAAGACGGTTGGACAGTTTGTAATGAAATTAGAGCTAAGTTTAGAGTCCCCATTATTATGCTGACTGCTAGGGATCAAACGGAGGATGTTGTAAAAGGTTTAAATAGCGGAGCGGATGATTATATTACAAAACCGTTTAGTGAAGAAGAGTTACTGGCTCGAATACAGGCTGTATTGAGAAGAACCGGTGTAGAAAAGAAAGAGGTTTCCTATAAGGAGCTTCACATAAACGAAGAAAGCAGAGAAGTTATTTATGAAGGTGAGAGTATTTCAATGACCAAAACAGAATTTGAGTTACTTTGTTTATTTTTAAAGCATCCCAATCGTGTCTTTCCTCGTGAAGATTTGGTTACGTTGATTTGGGGCTATGACACAGAAATTGAAGGGCGAACGGTTGATTCCCATATGCGTAATCTCAGGGAAAAGCTTAGAAGCACTGGCTTTCCAATTGAGCAACACCTTCAAACTGTGTGGGGAGTGGGATATAAATGGGACGTTCCATAA
- a CDS encoding YdhK family protein, which produces MKRSLFLIGLAAMLGLAGCAGNKDESKEINSEDNQKQEQKEEDHAHMNHSSSGEVPEGLQEAKSPTYKVGSKATLITDHMPGMKGAEATIVGAYDTTAYVVSYTPTNGGEKVTNHKWVIQEEIKDAGEKEIPAGTKVVLEANHMEGMEDAEGTIDSAEKTTVYMVDYMSTTDGEEVKNHKWVTESELTKE; this is translated from the coding sequence ATGAAAAGATCACTATTTCTGATTGGGCTAGCGGCAATGCTTGGTTTAGCAGGATGTGCAGGAAACAAAGATGAGAGCAAAGAGATAAATTCAGAAGATAATCAAAAACAAGAACAAAAAGAAGAAGATCATGCACATATGAATCACTCTAGCTCAGGTGAAGTACCAGAAGGTTTACAAGAAGCTAAAAGCCCAACGTATAAAGTCGGAAGTAAAGCAACGCTGATAACTGATCATATGCCAGGGATGAAAGGTGCAGAAGCAACCATTGTCGGTGCATATGATACAACAGCATATGTGGTATCTTACACGCCTACAAACGGCGGAGAGAAGGTAACGAATCATAAGTGGGTCATTCAAGAAGAAATAAAAGATGCGGGTGAAAAAGAGATACCAGCAGGAACAAAAGTAGTTCTTGAAGCAAATCATATGGAAGGCATGGAAGATGCAGAAGGAACGATTGATTCTGCTGAAAAAACAACGGTATACATGGTCGATTATATGTCTACAACTGACGGTGAAGAAGTGAAAAACCATAAGTGGGTGACAGAAAGCGAGCTTACAAAAGAATAA
- a CDS encoding peptidyl-alpha-hydroxyglycine alpha-amidating lyase family protein, with the protein MKHKKKIITGLVLIGGIASLLLFFSLGKAKTIYKEAPVTIDIPQMYQTNIVWPVAAKDKKTAGEASGVAVDSKDNIYYLHRATATYGNDEVINKDTVVVLDAQTKEVKDTWGKGLFKSPHGLEIDSEDNVWITDISQNKIYKFSPEGKLLDTFGSDYPFYMEAALRIRNVLPKFPTGMDEYTFARPTDVTVLKDGSFVVSDGYRNRRIVKFDQNGKFIWEKNLLGNKDGEFNLPHGISHDENGNLYVADRNNARIQVFDKDGNFLDSWNSKELGRPFGVEVGDDGNVYVADGGNSLYPEGGKGSHQVVVLNTKGEVIQRFGSWGENKGQLKIPHDIAVNSKGDIYVAELENERLQEFKKKD; encoded by the coding sequence ATGAAACACAAAAAGAAAATCATCACGGGCCTAGTACTAATAGGAGGAATCGCTTCACTTCTACTGTTCTTTTCATTGGGAAAAGCAAAAACCATTTATAAAGAAGCGCCTGTTACGATAGATATACCACAAATGTATCAAACCAATATCGTTTGGCCTGTGGCAGCAAAAGATAAAAAAACAGCTGGTGAAGCAAGTGGTGTAGCAGTTGATTCAAAAGACAATATTTATTATCTTCACCGAGCAACGGCTACATATGGAAATGATGAAGTAATTAATAAAGACACGGTTGTCGTGCTGGATGCTCAAACCAAAGAAGTCAAAGATACGTGGGGAAAAGGTTTATTTAAGTCTCCACATGGCTTAGAAATTGATAGCGAAGACAACGTTTGGATAACGGATATTTCTCAAAATAAAATTTATAAGTTTTCGCCTGAAGGAAAACTGTTAGATACATTTGGGTCGGACTATCCGTTTTATATGGAAGCGGCTCTTAGAATCCGAAACGTTCTTCCTAAGTTTCCAACAGGAATGGATGAATATACCTTTGCGAGACCAACGGATGTAACTGTATTAAAAGATGGATCTTTCGTTGTGAGCGATGGCTATCGTAATCGCCGAATTGTAAAATTTGATCAAAACGGAAAATTCATTTGGGAAAAGAATTTGCTTGGTAACAAAGACGGTGAATTTAATTTACCTCATGGTATTAGCCATGACGAAAACGGGAATCTCTACGTTGCAGATCGAAATAATGCACGTATTCAAGTGTTCGACAAGGACGGTAACTTTCTTGATAGCTGGAATTCTAAAGAGTTAGGAAGACCGTTTGGCGTCGAGGTTGGTGATGACGGGAACGTTTATGTAGCGGATGGAGGTAACAGCTTATATCCAGAAGGAGGAAAAGGGTCTCATCAAGTCGTGGTGTTAAATACAAAAGGCGAGGTCATCCAACGTTTTGGCTCATGGGGAGAAAATAAAGGTCAGTTAAAAATCCCTCATGATATTGCTGTTAACAGCAAGGGAGATATTTACGTAGCAGAGTTAGAAAATGAGCGCTTGCAGGAATTTAAGAAGAAAGATTAG
- a CDS encoding SDR family oxidoreductase yields the protein MENVKDKVFIITGGATGIGKATAIKLALAGAKVVINYRSSEKEAEKLQKRIQTLGGKAILSKADVASQSDVRKMIQQTVHAFGHIDGLINNASITSQIAMNDLQKASGEIWDSLYKTNVKGMFHCVQEAVSYMKKGGSIVNIGSVAGVTGIGSSIPYAATKAAIHTMTKSLAVTLAPHIRVNCIAPGAVDTPWWTGYEEKMYELAGHLPLQRISSPEEIADSILFMLTQPSITGQVVTIDNGQTLT from the coding sequence GTGGAAAATGTAAAAGATAAAGTTTTTATTATCACTGGAGGCGCGACCGGGATTGGAAAAGCAACTGCTATAAAGCTTGCACTAGCTGGCGCAAAAGTCGTTATTAATTATCGAAGTTCAGAAAAAGAAGCGGAAAAACTGCAAAAACGTATTCAAACACTAGGAGGAAAAGCCATTCTTTCAAAAGCAGACGTAGCTAGTCAATCTGACGTTCGTAAAATGATTCAGCAAACTGTACACGCATTTGGGCACATTGATGGTTTAATTAATAATGCAAGTATCACCAGTCAAATTGCAATGAATGACTTACAAAAAGCTTCTGGTGAAATATGGGATTCTTTATACAAGACCAACGTAAAAGGAATGTTTCACTGCGTACAAGAAGCTGTTTCTTATATGAAAAAAGGTGGGTCCATTGTCAATATTGGAAGCGTCGCTGGAGTAACTGGAATTGGTTCATCTATTCCGTATGCTGCAACAAAAGCTGCTATTCATACAATGACAAAGTCCCTCGCAGTTACACTTGCACCTCATATTCGTGTAAACTGTATTGCACCTGGAGCTGTTGATACACCTTGGTGGACTGGGTATGAAGAAAAGATGTATGAGCTTGCAGGGCATTTACCGCTTCAGCGTATATCCTCACCTGAAGAAATTGCTGACAGCATTTTATTTATGCTCACTCAACCATCTATTACAGGGCAGGTAGTCACAATTGATAATGGACAAACACTTACCTAA
- a CDS encoding LysR family transcriptional regulator, translating to MESNDLKIFKEVAENKSISKAAEQLGYVQPNVSQRIKVLENELEVSLFKRTNRGVKLTKEGEILIDYTNRILTLMNEVKDTLASEKSEKTLTIGASQTVSAGKIPQLITDFLENYSTVLIKVKTAQEQVLMKWLESGDIDGMFISGKYEPTAFQKVYTYFESIAIVSFDKNVHQSKALIVNSDLNCVYRKKLLAYAKKHNQENKKIIEFDSLEAVMQAVQNGLGISALPLSLANTRKNECFHIQQLVEGPIEIHFIVRGEHEKSKGLKTFSGFLRNET from the coding sequence ATGGAAAGCAATGATTTAAAGATTTTTAAAGAAGTTGCAGAAAACAAATCGATTTCAAAAGCAGCAGAACAGCTAGGTTATGTTCAGCCTAACGTAAGTCAACGAATCAAGGTATTAGAAAACGAATTAGAGGTTTCATTGTTTAAACGAACGAATAGAGGTGTAAAGTTAACGAAAGAAGGAGAGATTCTAATTGACTATACAAATCGGATTTTAACCTTAATGAATGAAGTTAAAGATACGTTAGCAAGTGAAAAAAGCGAAAAAACCTTGACAATTGGAGCATCGCAAACTGTTTCAGCAGGTAAAATCCCACAGCTTATTACCGATTTTTTAGAAAACTATTCAACCGTTTTGATTAAAGTGAAAACAGCTCAAGAACAAGTGTTAATGAAATGGTTAGAAAGTGGAGATATTGATGGAATGTTTATTAGCGGCAAGTATGAGCCAACTGCTTTCCAAAAGGTCTATACTTATTTTGAAAGCATAGCTATTGTTTCGTTTGATAAAAATGTTCATCAATCAAAAGCGCTTATCGTAAACAGTGATTTAAATTGTGTATATCGAAAGAAGCTTCTAGCATATGCAAAAAAACATAACCAAGAGAATAAAAAGATAATCGAATTTGATTCTTTAGAAGCGGTAATGCAGGCTGTTCAAAACGGGTTAGGAATAAGTGCACTTCCTTTAAGTTTAGCTAACACAAGAAAAAATGAATGCTTTCATATTCAGCAATTAGTAGAAGGTCCTATTGAAATTCATTTTATCGTTAGGGGAGAACACGAAAAAAGTAAAGGGCTAAAAACTTTTTCTGGATTTTTACGAAACGAAACATAA
- a CDS encoding sugar phosphate isomerase/epimerase — protein MLELGIIAKPVEKSFQYAQQKELSFVELCINEGQDVSAFYDQKEKLKQYKKTYNVNVGSIGRWKSLRIDKKGRIIEEELDKCFQLIDVANELECSNFVCGCNYVEELSYYENCTAAIQFFSLLIEYGKQKGVDVSSYNCRKGNFVHSPEVWKIVHGHLKELGIKFDPSHSRYFGGDYLQETVDWGQRFKHVHLKGSLLVNGIRIDDPPAGLDQTDWKTFVSLLRVKGYLGGLSIEPHSSVWTEELGEKGIDYTIKYMNDLLV, from the coding sequence ATGCTTGAACTCGGTATAATTGCAAAACCAGTTGAAAAAAGCTTTCAATACGCACAGCAAAAAGAGCTTAGCTTTGTTGAGCTATGTATAAATGAAGGGCAAGATGTGTCAGCATTTTATGATCAAAAGGAGAAGTTAAAGCAGTATAAAAAAACCTATAACGTTAATGTTGGTTCGATTGGTAGATGGAAATCGCTACGCATTGACAAAAAGGGGCGCATCATTGAAGAAGAATTAGATAAATGTTTTCAGCTAATTGATGTAGCAAATGAGTTAGAGTGCTCTAACTTCGTATGTGGGTGTAACTATGTGGAGGAGCTATCCTACTATGAAAATTGTACAGCAGCCATTCAGTTTTTCTCACTGTTAATCGAGTACGGGAAACAAAAGGGTGTAGATGTGTCATCTTACAATTGTCGAAAAGGTAATTTTGTTCACAGTCCAGAAGTGTGGAAAATCGTACACGGTCATTTGAAGGAATTAGGAATTAAATTTGATCCATCTCATAGCCGTTACTTTGGAGGAGATTATCTGCAAGAGACAGTGGACTGGGGTCAGCGTTTTAAGCATGTACATTTGAAAGGCTCACTGCTTGTCAATGGAATAAGAATTGATGATCCGCCTGCAGGATTGGATCAAACAGATTGGAAAACATTTGTTTCTTTACTGAGAGTTAAAGGATATTTAGGAGGATTAAGCATAGAGCCTCACTCATCTGTTTGGACCGAAGAATTAGGTGAAAAAGGAATTGATTACACAATTAAATATATGAATGACCTATTAGTGTGA